The stretch of DNA CTCGGTGTTGTCCTTCGGCTTCTTCGTGGAGTTGGACGCCTATCCCATCGAGGGTCTGGTTCGGGCCGATGCGCTGACTGATGAGCGCTACTCTTTCATTGAAGAGGAACACGCGCTCAAGGGTCTGCGGACCGGCAAGCGCTTTCGCCTCGGCGACCGTGTTCTGGTCGAGGCGACGGACGTTTCCTTGCGCCGGCGTGAGATCGACTTCGCCGTGCTGGAGCGGCTCCGCTCTCCCGGCGCCGAGCTTGGTCCGCAATCCCCACGCCGAGGAAAGGGGAAGCGAGCAACACGCAGGGAGCAGACGGCGGGCAAGACAGGGCGAGGCGCTCTCAAAAGGCGATAGCACGCCGAAGCTTCTCAATCCGACGCCACAGGCGCCGATCCCAGCGGCCACTTCGCGCTCCGGAGTCACGCTTGACCTAGGCGCTGGCGCCCGCCACACTGCAAACAATGCTGAAAACACAAAATCTTCACGTGGTTAAGACCGAACCGCTGGTGCCTCCGAGCACCCTTAAGCGGGAGTTGCCGGCGTCGGACGCCATCTATGAGGTGGTCGTCCGTACCCGCACCGCCGTGCGCGACATCATCAACGGGAAGGACCGGCGGCTCCTTGCCGTCGTCGGACCCTGCTCCATCCACGATCCAGAAGCCGCACTCGACTACGCCCATCGTTTACGCCAGTTGAGCGACCGTCTCGCCGATGAGCTCTTCGTCGTCATGCGCGTCTACTTCGAGAAGCCGCGCACCACCTTGGGCTGGAAGGGTCTGATCAACGACCCCCATCTCGATGGCACCTACGATATGGAAGCGGGGCTGCGTCTGGCCCGCCAACTGCTGCTTGATGTCAATCAGATCAGTTTGCCGGCCGCGACTGAGCTGCTCGATCCCATCACCCCGCAGTATCTCGCCGACCTCATCTCCTGGACCGCGATCGGGGCCCGGACCACGGAAAGTCAGACCCATCGCGAGATGGCCAGTGGACTTTCCATGCCCGTTGGATTCAAGAACACCACCGACGGAAACCTGCTGACCGCCATCAACGCCCTGGAATCGGCGGGCCGGCCGCACACGTTCCTGGGCATTGACCAGGACGGCCACACGTCGATCATCCACACCGAAGGCAACCCCGATCGCCACATCGTACTGCGCGGCGGCCGCACACCGAACTACGATGCCGGAAGCATCCGCA from Candidatus Binatia bacterium encodes:
- a CDS encoding 3-deoxy-7-phosphoheptulonate synthase codes for the protein MLKTQNLHVVKTEPLVPPSTLKRELPASDAIYEVVVRTRTAVRDIINGKDRRLLAVVGPCSIHDPEAALDYAHRLRQLSDRLADELFVVMRVYFEKPRTTLGWKGLINDPHLDGTYDMEAGLRLARQLLLDVNQISLPAATELLDPITPQYLADLISWTAIGARTTESQTHREMASGLSMPVGFKNTTDGNLLTAINALESAGRPHTFLGIDQDGHTSIIHTEGNPDRHIVLRGGRTPNYDAGSIRKCEDMLTKAGLPARIVVDCSHAQTGKDYARQPEVLADLIDQIRAGNRSIIGFMLESNLKAGSQKVVKGRAGLKYGVSITDGCIDWETTERCLTEAAASWREVSAPVEASAGLPA